CGGGTGAGTTTGTCACTTTGATCTGAGAGTAGACAACCGGATCCAAGCCTGCAGAATGTTTCTCGGTCAGGTAATGATTCTTTTCTTCTGCGATTTGGAAAGTCATGCTAGCATAGGTGAGTGCTTCCTCTGGGGATGAAAGctgcagaggaaggaggaggaggcagaggagtgaGTGAGTTGGATTTGGAGGAAGGTGTCTCTTTAGAAGCCATTTGGAAGCTGTGGTCACAGAGGACCAAAGAGATCAGAAGAACCCTTCCAAGATGCACTTGCCCAGGGTCCCGGAAACAACGTGGTCATCTTACCTTGGCCGGAGGATCTTGGCCAGAGTGAGGATCAAAGGGAGGATCCAGGGCGCAGGGACTAGAGTGACCTGCCTCAGGTGCCAGGAAAGAGAGGGACAAGTCTCAGCAATGGGGTCTGGAAGAATGGGAAGGCTTTCCCTGCAGGCTGGGGTGAAGGCTGGGTGTTGGAGGTGGGAAGcgtggagggtgggagggcaggtGGAGAAGTTTGGGGATTCAGGTCCTCAGTGTGCAGACAGGGTGAGCTCCCTGGGTTCTACTCCCCCCTCAGAGCCACGTCTGTTCTCAACGGCTGGGCAGTGAGAGCCGTGCCGTCTCTCAGAGACCACTTACGTTTCCTGTAGCTCTTTATGACGAAGAAGATAAGGGCCAACAGCAGCAGCGTGATCAGGACCCCGGCAAAAAAGGCCAAGAGCAAATACTGTATGCTGTTTTggcaaagaaagggaggagaCGGACCACTGGACCTTCCGAAGGCCTTTGCCAGAGGCCAGAAGGTCCTCTTTCCCACCCGTGCATAAATCCCTGCAATAGCTGCCATGTTGGTTAGGTGACTTTCACTCTTACCCACTGCTTTTCAGCATTTTGCTTTTGGGTTCCAGAACTATTTGAGGCCTCAGTGAAAACTGTgggctctcttccctccctgaaaTCTTCATAGGTACCCCCCCCAGAGCAGATTTCATGTATCCGCCGAGGGGATTCATGGATCTCTTGAGGGATCTCCCCTCCCTGGGCAACCTAGGGTTAAGAACCacactctgaaaataaaaaaaaccagttCAGTTCTTCAGCTGTTTCTGGTCCCTTTTCCCCAGACCGCCCTCCTAAGTTCCTCCTAAGTCACCCTCCCAAGCTGGCAACGCAAAATCCGGGGCCTTGGGGTTCCAGACGAAATGGGCGGAGCACTTACTTGGTGCGCTCCCAGAAGGAGAACGGAGGTGTTGGGGCTACTGTGTTGGTGTTTTGTTCGTCTGTGAGAGAACAGAAAGGGGATTAGTGTCCCTGTCCCGTCTCATGAAtgtccccaggcgcccctccctatgCAAGCAACCCGTGGAGATAAATGCTGGGGGTGCTACACTCTGCAataggggaggggtgcctgagcggcttaagtgtccgacttttggtttcagctcaggtcacgatctcacagttcaggagttcgagccccgcgtccgtccggctgagcgcagagcctgcttgggattc
Above is a window of Panthera uncia isolate 11264 chromosome C1 unlocalized genomic scaffold, Puncia_PCG_1.0 HiC_scaffold_4, whole genome shotgun sequence DNA encoding:
- the CC1H1orf162 gene encoding transmembrane protein C1orf162 homolog isoform X2, with translation MGGGHSKPECNNDEQNTNTVAPTPPFSFWERTNIQYLLLAFFAGVLITLLLLALIFFVIKSYRKRHSSPCALDPPFDPHSGQDPPAKLSSPEEALTYASMTFQIAEEKNHYLTEKHSAGLDPVVYSQIKVTNSPDLSSEA
- the CC1H1orf162 gene encoding transmembrane protein C1orf162 homolog isoform X1; amino-acid sequence: MQQRRTKHQHSSPNTSVLLLGAHQSVVLNPRLPREGRSLKRSMNPLGGYMKSALGGVPMKISGREESPQFSLRPQIVLEPKSKMLKSSGIQYLLLAFFAGVLITLLLLALIFFVIKSYRKRHSSPCALDPPFDPHSGQDPPAKLSSPEEALTYASMTFQIAEEKNHYLTEKHSAGLDPVVYSQIKVTNSPDLSSEA